CCGCGCACGACATCGCCGACCGCGTAGACATTCGGCAGGTTCGTGCGGCAGTGCCCGTCGACGACGATCTGGCCACGATCACTGACGTCCAGCCCGACCGTGCTCGCGTTCAGCCCGTCGGTGTTCGGCACGCGGCCGACCGAGACGATCAGCCGGTCGCATTCGAGCGTCGCTTCCTTGCCGTCCTTGCCGGTGTAGGCGATCGACACGCCATCGGCGCCGACCTTGGTTTCGCCGATCGTCACGCCGGTCCGGATATCGAGCCCCTGCTTCGTGAAGACTTTCAGCGCTTCCTTCGCGACGTCGATATCGGCGAACGACATGAAGTCCGGCAGCGCTTCCAGGACAGTCACTTCCGCGCCGAGGCGGCGCCACACCGAGCCCATCTCGAGGCCGATGACGCCGGCACCGATGACGCCGAGCTTGTTCGGCACCGAGTCGAAGTCCAGCGCCCCGACGTTGTCGCAGACGATCCTGTTGTCCACCGGAATGCCCGGCAGGTGACGCGGCTTCGAGCCGGTCGCGATGACGACATGCTTGGCCTCAATGGTTTCCGCACCAACCCTGACGACATATCCTGCCGGCCCGTTGCCTTCGAAGCTGCCGTGTCCGGCGAGGAAAGTGACCTTGTTCTTCTTGAACAGGCCTTTGATGCCGCTGGTGAGCTGGTCGACGACCTTGTTCTTGCGGCCGATCATCACCGGCACGTCGATGCTCACCTTGCCCTCGACCCT
Above is a genomic segment from Azoarcus sp. PA01 containing:
- the lpdA gene encoding dihydrolipoyl dehydrogenase yields the protein MADKQFDVLVIGGGPGGYVAAIRAAQLGFKTACAESNPYADPKGEPRLGGTCLNVGCIPSKALLHTSHLFEEAEHAFPTQGIRVEGKVSIDVPVMIGRKNKVVDQLTSGIKGLFKKNKVTFLAGHGSFEGNGPAGYVVRVGAETIEAKHVVIATGSKPRHLPGIPVDNRIVCDNVGALDFDSVPNKLGVIGAGVIGLEMGSVWRRLGAEVTVLEALPDFMSFADIDVAKEALKVFTKQGLDIRTGVTIGETKVGADGVSIAYTGKDGKEATLECDRLIVSVGRVPNTDGLNASTVGLDVSDRGQIVVDGHCRTNLPNVYAVGDVVRGPMLAHKAMEEAVMVAEIIAGQAGHANLDTVPGVIYTSPEIAWVGKSEQQLKAEGVAYRAGKIPFMANGRALGSGDPTGFVKMLADANTDRILGVHIIGANASELISEAVVAMEFGGAAEDLARICHAHPTLSEVVHEAALAVDKRPLHF